A single Cucumis melo cultivar AY chromosome 4, USDA_Cmelo_AY_1.0, whole genome shotgun sequence DNA region contains:
- the LOC103499228 gene encoding uncharacterized protein LOC103499228: MADLHPLIGTNDHRQQQPPSSSHSGSEHLAEECLSEMVVDFLEDYDGCRSSWAEDDLTDGEAMDVMAAGEGDCREAVGEIRRMVSVKGGNNVEGYREVLVDNVRAAASSLEGVVSRRRLVLILRELHYNAAICKTKWGSSRGVAAGDYEFVDVVNGNIRYLIDTNFRAQFEIARATVQYKELLKSLPLIFIGTVEELKKMVRIMCDAAKVSLNHRNLSVPPWRKGIYMKNKWLGPYRRTINPIHEEKSPTTTLDNSTSWAVKCR; encoded by the exons ATGGCGGATCTTCACCCCCTCATCGGGACTAATGATCACCGCCAGCAGCAGCCGCCGTCGAGCTCCCACAGCGGAAGCGAACACTTGGCTGAAGAATGTCTCTCCGAGATGGTGGTTGATTTTCTTGAAGACTACGACGGTTGCCGGAGTAGCTGGGCGGAGGACGATCTTACGGACGGGGAGGCAATGGATGTAATGGCGGCGGGGGAGGGCGATTGTAGGGAGGCGGTGGGGGAAATTCGGAGAATGGTGAGTGTGAAGGGCGGGAATAATGTGGAGGGTTATAGAGAAGTGCTTGTGGATAATGTTCGGGCAGCGGCTTCTTCGTTGGAGGGCGTCGTATCGCGACGGAGGTTGGTGTTGATTCTTCGTGAGCTTCATTACAATGCGGCGATCTGTAAGACGAAATGGGGAAGCTCTCGAGGTGTGGCCGCCGGGGACTATGAGTTCGTCGACGTGGTGAATGGGAACATCCg GTACTTGATCGACACAAACTTTCGAGCGCAATTCGAGATTGCGAGGGCCACAGTCCAATACAAAGAGTTATTAAAATCATTGCCTTTAATTTTCATCGGAACGGTAGAGGAGTTGAAGAAGATGGTGAGGATCATGTGCGACGCTGCAAAGGTATCACTAAATCATAGGAATCTGTCAGTACCTCCATGGAGAAAAGGCATTTACATGAAGAACAAATGGTTGGGACCATATCGTCGAACTATAAATCCAATTCACGAAGAAAAGTCTCCGACGACTACACTAGATAATTCCACTAGTTGGGCAGTCAAATGTAGGTGA
- the LOC103499229 gene encoding LOW QUALITY PROTEIN: probable glucan endo-1,3-beta-glucosidase A6 (The sequence of the model RefSeq protein was modified relative to this genomic sequence to represent the inferred CDS: deleted 2 bases in 2 codons): MPIPFLSLLLFPFFLSLSSAEISSLVGINYGQLGNNLPSPSHSVNLIKSLNAQIVKIYDANPQILNALKNTDLRVSVMVPNELIINISSNQNLADQWVRTNILPFYPQIKIRYLLVGNEIISSTANQTWFSLVPAMRRIKHSLKTYGIHKVKVGTSSAMDVLQSSFPPSNGTFREDIADRVMRPMLQFLNRTKSFYFLDVYPYFPWSSDSVNIKLDYALFESKNITYSDPVSGLVYTNLFDQMVDSVIFAMKRLGFPDIRVFIAETGWPNGGDYDQIGANIHNAAVYNRNIVKRMTSKPPVGTPARPGRVLPTIIFSLYNENEKGGSGTERHFGLLYPSGKAVYEMDLSGSTAETKFKPLPEAETNEPYKGRIWCVVGKGVNMSEVVGALSYACSQGNKTCEPIRKGGPCYEPDSLKTHASFAFSSYWAQFRKIGGTCYFNGLATQTIKDPSYGKCKFPSVTLQG; the protein is encoded by the exons ATGCCTATTCCCTTCCTTTCTCTACTCTTGTTTCCCTTTTTCCTCTCACTCTCAA GTGCAGAAATCTCCAGCCTCGTCGGAATCAACTACGGTCAGCTCGGCAACAACCTCCCTTCCCCCTCCCATTCCGTCAATTTAATCAAATCCCTAAACGCCCAAATCGTTAAAATCTACGACGCAAATCCCCAAATCCTCAATGCCCTCAAAAACACCGATCTACGAGTCTCCGTCATGGTTCCTAACGAACTCATCATCAACATTTCTTCTAACCAGAACCTCGCCGACCAATGGGTTCGGACCAATATCCTCCCTTTCTACCCCCAAATCAAAATCCGTTACCTCCTCGTCGGTAACGAAATCATCTCCTCCACTGCAAATCAAACCTGGTTCAGTTTAGTGCCGGCGATGCGCCGAATCAAACATTCTCTGAAAACTTACGGGATTCATAAAGTGAAAGTCGGAACATCCTCTGCTATGGATGTTCTTCAATCCTCTTTTCCGCCCTCGAATGGGACATTCCGGGAGGATATTGCCGATCGTGTTATGAGACCGATGTTGCAGTTTCTTAACCGGACGAAATCGTTCTACTTCCTTGATGTATATCCGTATTTCCCTTGGTCTTCCGATTCAGTTAACATTAAACTCGATTATGCTCTGTTTGAATCGAAGAACATTACGTATTCGGATCCGGTTTCGGGCTTGGTTTACACGAATCTCTTCGATCAAATGGTGGATTCGGTGATTTTCGCTATGAAACGTCTCGGCTTCCCCGACATTCGAGTATTCATCGCCGAAACCGGTTGGCCTAACGGCGGCGATTACGACCAAATCGGGGCCAACATTCACAATGCGGCCGTGTACAACCGGAACATCGTGAAACGAATGACTTCGAAGCCGCCGGTTGGTACACCGGCTCGACCGGGACGGGTGTTGCCGACGATAATATTCTCTTTGTATAATGAGAATGAGAAAGGGGGGTCC GGTACGGAGAGGCATTTCGGACTGTTGTACCCGAGCGGAAAGGCGGTTTATGAGATGGATTTGAGTGGGTCGACAGCGGAGACAAAGTTTAAGCCGCTGCCGGAGGCGGAGACGAATGAACCGTACAAGGGGAGGATTTGGTGCGTAGTGGGGAAGGGGGTGAATATGAGTGAGGTTGTTGGGGCTTTATCGTACGCTTGCTCGCAGGGAAATAAGACGTGTGAACCGATCAGGAAGGGGGGTCCGTGTTATGAACCGGATTCTTTAAAAACG CATGCGAGTTTTGCGTTTAGTTCGTACTGGGCCCAGTTTAGAAAGATTGGTGGGACCTGTTACTTTAATGGCTTAGCAACTCAAACCATCAAAGACCCAa GTTATGGAAAATGCAAGTTCCCAAGTGTGACATTGCAAGGATAA